A DNA window from Anastrepha ludens isolate Willacy chromosome 6, idAnaLude1.1, whole genome shotgun sequence contains the following coding sequences:
- the LOC128866241 gene encoding attacin-A-like yields MKLQLFTTLAVALTIMVCVTAAPGRYPNPPTVRPQPPPRPIRVRRNVVTGGAVATNPNGGQDVKLEIAKGLGTPDANVIGSAFATGNTKGGPVTTGGSLAANVKGLGVAIAKEHTPGISDTLTKSASANVFLNDNNRLDASVFKANTKLANGFEFEKKGGSLALNNAGGHGIAIAKETIPGFSDSLTKSAHATLFNNGAHSVGANVFDTKKSFDFGPTFRETGGNLNWAHTNGHAANLGLSKVHDFGTKFNYGASSNLFTSADRQTSLDFNAGGSRWLNGPLSGRNDFNTGLGLSHHWG; encoded by the exons ATGAAACTACAACTTTTCACCACTTTGGCTGTCGCCTTGACCATCATGGTATGTGTCACCGCAGCACCAGGACGCTATCCAAACCCGCCTACAGTTCGTCCACAGCCACCACCACGTCCCATACGTGTGCGTCGCAATGTGGTTACCGGCGGCGCTGTTGCTACGAACCCTAATGGCGGACAAGATGTAAAGTTGGAGATCGCTAAAGGCCTAGGCACACCCGATGCCAATGTGATTGGCAGTGCTTTTGCTACGGGCAACACCAAAGGCGGACCGGTGACTACTGGCGGCAGTTTGGCGGCCAATGT CAAGGGACTTGGCGTCGCCATTGCTAAGGAGCATACGCCCGGCATCAGTGATACGCTGACCAAGAGTGCAAGTGCTAATGTTTTTCTAAATGATAACAATCGTTTGGATGCCTCCGTCTTTAAGGCGAACACAAAACTGGCAAATGGTTTCGAGTTTGAGAAGAAGGGTGGCTCGTTGGCTTTGAACAATGCTGGCGGTCATGGCATAGCTATTGCCAAGGAGACTATACCCGGTTTTAGTGATAGTCTAACGAAGTCCGCTCATGCTACACTCTTCAATAATGGCGCACATAGCGTGGGTGCCAACGTGTTTGATACGAAGAAGTCCTTTGATTTTGGTCCGACTTTCCGCGAAACAGGTGGCAATCTCAATTGGGCTCATACAAATGGTCATGCGGCCAATTTGGGTCTGTCAAAGGTTCATGATTTCGGAACGAAATTTAATTATGGCGCTAGTTCCAATCTGTTTACCTCAGCTGATCGTCAAACTAGTTTGGATTTCAATGCTGGCGGTTCACGTTGGCTGAATGGGCCGCTCAGCGGCAGGAACGACTTTAATACTGGCTTGGGACTATCACACCATTGGGGCTAA